The Candidatus Margulisiibacteriota bacterium DNA segment GCCGGCCAATCGTATCGGATATGCACACTTTAACGCGGCGCAATTGAAGACCATCCAGGAAGTTATCAACCTGGTTATTTTTTCTTTTTTTTCAGTCCTTTATCTGAAAGAAAGCTTTAAATGGAACTATTTAGTTGGTTTTGCTTTAATTGCGGTAGCGGTGTTTGTAATTTTTAAGAAATGGTAGGGCTGCCTTAACCTAACCCCGGACCAAGGGCCAATCCTCTCCTGAATGGAGAGGGTTTTAACGAGCCGAATATCCTTCTCTACTTTATTTTTATTGAAACGTCCCGGAAATTTTTTCGATAAGTTTATGATAAAAAGGTTTTAAAATGCTAAACACTAAAATAATCGCTATTCTTGCAAATACAATACCAATTCTGAAGCTACCCACAGCCAGGATTAGTCGTGAGCATTTTAACGGTATCCCACAGCAGCATCTGGAAACCTTTTGGGCTATGTTTTCCGAATATCCGGAATTGCTGGATGAGGATGGCAATATTAACCTGACTTCAGATAATTTTTCTCAGATATATGATTGGCTTCAGGCAAAAATTGTTAGCACTGTTAAAATAACCATAACAGACGAAATCAGGAAATTTACGCAGCGCTACAATAAGTTTTCATATAGTAGCTCCAGAAAAGAGTTAAGCGTTAAGGGTGAAATTACGGAAGAGGAAGCCGGTGAACTGGAAAGCCTGGAAATAAAGCAAACAGATAAAAAAGCTTTAATGGAACTGATTAGATTATCCGGAGAAATAATTCCCGGACAGGAAATTTATAACATGATACTTAAAGGACAACGACAAATATTCGACAAGATGATTTTAGGGGATCCGGGTAAAACCCTGGTGTTATTCTGGCAGGAAGGTTGCTACCCATGCAAGTCAGCTATCAGACAACTTGATGAGCATAAGAGCTATCTTTACGGTGATATTAAAATTTACATTGCTGCCATCGAAGACAACATTTTACCCCATAAAGATTATAAGGATGTAATTAGGGGTACACCTGCTTTTTTATATTTTGAAAAAGGAGAACTTCAAAAAACTATATTGGGTTGCAGATCAATGAAAACGTATGCTGAGGAGTTTGATTTTGAGATTATCGGTCTGCCTGAGGATTTTTATGGTTATAAAGAGCCTGAAACCAAAACACAGGGAAAATCTGAAAAACAACCATGGTATGTAAGACTTAAAAGATTTATTTATAGATAATTGTTTTTATCCAATCCAAGATATAGTTAAAAACCTTAGCTTTTTCTAGCTCATTATGCAGTTCATGATAGTAACCATTCCATAATCTAAAAACACAGAGCTTTCCGGCCTTTGAAGCGAATTCTTCGCTTGCGGGCGCGGATGTAATATGGTCTTCGCTGCCATGTAACAGGAGCAAGGGCAGGCATAAATTTGATGAATTTTTGATAGCCCATTCTCCAGCCTTCATGAATCCGGTATAGCAGCGCGCTGAAATGCGATCATGTACCAGCGGATCAACCTTGTAAGCCTCAATAACCTGAGGATCATGTGATATAAAATCAACTTCCAGGCCAGAAGGCATGGTGAGTGACGGCCAACAGAAATTTATAAACTGGGCCAGCCATCGTTTCCAAAAAGCTGGCTTAAAGGCGAGCCGCAGCTCAGGGCTGGTGGCTATAGCTCCGGCCAGCTCGGGCTTGTAACGCAAAATATAGTTTATCGCCAGGTTGCCTCCCAGACTATGACCATAGAGAATAAAAGGAAGATCAGGGAATTTTTTACGGCAAATATCAATAAAAATTTTCAGGTCCTTCATCCAGTTTGAATAAGAGGGCGTATGCCCGCGCTTTCCTTCGGACTTGCCATGCCCGCGAAGGTCAAAAGCCATAATACAAATATTGTTAGCCGTAAAAAAGGCGGCCAATTCTTCATATCTGCCGCTATGTTCACCAATCCCATGGACCAAAATAATAACAGCTTTCGGGGTTGTTTCCGGCAACCAACAC contains these protein-coding regions:
- a CDS encoding DMT family protein; this translates as MATIVLLTISNIFMTVAWYGHLRFTKSPIWIAIFVSWIIAFAEYCFQVPANRIGYAHFNAAQLKTIQEVINLVIFSFFSVLYLKESFKWNYLVGFALIAVAVFVIFKKW
- a CDS encoding thioredoxin domain-containing protein, which translates into the protein MLNTKIIAILANTIPILKLPTARISREHFNGIPQQHLETFWAMFSEYPELLDEDGNINLTSDNFSQIYDWLQAKIVSTVKITITDEIRKFTQRYNKFSYSSSRKELSVKGEITEEEAGELESLEIKQTDKKALMELIRLSGEIIPGQEIYNMILKGQRQIFDKMILGDPGKTLVLFWQEGCYPCKSAIRQLDEHKSYLYGDIKIYIAAIEDNILPHKDYKDVIRGTPAFLYFEKGELQKTILGCRSMKTYAEEFDFEIIGLPEDFYGYKEPETKTQGKSEKQPWYVRLKRFIYR
- a CDS encoding lysophospholipase — its product is MHNQDFTFKAEDGINLSARCWLPETTPKAVIILVHGIGEHSGRYEELAAFFTANNICIMAFDLRGHGKSEGKRGHTPSYSNWMKDLKIFIDICRKKFPDLPFILYGHSLGGNLAINYILRYKPELAGAIATSPELRLAFKPAFWKRWLAQFINFCWPSLTMPSGLEVDFISHDPQVIEAYKVDPLVHDRISARCYTGFMKAGEWAIKNSSNLCLPLLLLHGSEDHITSAPASEEFASKAGKLCVFRLWNGYYHELHNELEKAKVFNYILDWIKTIIYK